A window of Candidatus Aenigmatarchaeota archaeon contains these coding sequences:
- a CDS encoding transglutaminase-like domain-containing protein — protein sequence MEKLLVIGLFLLLIIGVISIVYSTYPLNDKSEGLEGLSVGVEYSNYSCESVDRVKLEFMERNYQEVIDQRDGNIPMEVFRERIQILLHYKPQIGVYLDTKNYRYKLPPEAHLKAMELKDDNSYSRTVNNIQNWVVENIEYSGDDRWYTASYAWERRSANCNGISFLTCGMLRDVGIPCVVVGNDEHVWIEYLYLDERGRIVWNVWDQGLEGYPVLSDNLFAHELN from the coding sequence ATGGAAAAGTTATTGGTAATTGGGTTGTTTTTATTGCTTATAATTGGTGTAATTTCAATTGTATACTCAACTTATCCTTTGAATGATAAAAGTGAGGGTTTAGAGGGTTTAAGTGTTGGGGTTGAATATTCAAATTACAGTTGTGAGTCTGTTGACAGAGTTAAATTGGAATTCATGGAAAGGAATTACCAAGAAGTTATCGACCAAAGGGATGGTAATATTCCTATGGAGGTGTTTAGGGAAAGGATCCAAATTCTTCTTCATTACAAACCACAGATTGGTGTTTATCTAGATACAAAAAACTACAGGTATAAGTTGCCACCAGAAGCTCATTTAAAGGCCATGGAACTGAAGGATGATAACAGCTATTCAAGAACTGTCAATAATATCCAGAATTGGGTGGTGGAGAATATAGAGTATTCTGGGGATGATAGGTGGTATACTGCATCTTATGCATGGGAAAGGAGATCGGCAAACTGCAATGGGATAAGTTTTCTAACATGTGGGATGTTGAGGGATGTTGGAATACCTTGTGTTGTTGTTGGAAATGATGAGCATGTATGGATTGAATATCTGTATCTGGATGAAAGAGGAAGGATAGTTTGGAATGTTTGGGATCAGGGGTTAGAAGGTTATCCAGTTTTATCTGATAATTTATTTGCTCATGAGCTAAACTAG